Proteins encoded together in one Benincasa hispida cultivar B227 chromosome 1, ASM972705v1, whole genome shotgun sequence window:
- the LOC120087146 gene encoding serine/threonine-protein kinase WAG1-like, whose product MEYDYSIFPPDSDLDFSFTSTATDRTFTTSSSARSSLARSSLTLSFNESRLSAAAAAAAIVNLRPHRHSDPHWSAIKAATTLSSDGHLHLRHLKLIRHLGTGNLGRVFLCHLRDNDHASFALKVVDKEALSNKKLLQVQTEAEILASLDHPFLPTLYARLDVSHYTCLLIDYCPAGDLHSLLRKQPGNRFSVAAARFFAAEVLVALEYLHSLGIVYRDLKPENVLLREDGHVMLSDFDLCFKSDVVPTFHTWTRPGPPQPTGCCFGWRTAEEEEEIVGEFVAEPTAAFSKSCVGTHEYLAPELVSGGGHGNGVDWWAFGVFVYELLHGTTPFKGVNKEGTLRNIASSEGMKFRPAAEEEEGMAEARDLIERLLVKDPARRMGSGKGATEIKRHPFFDGIKWPLIRTYRAPEVYGLMRKARSHVSHVTGVTHRMRRRGWWNWRKLISNRLIKNGSSSKSHTNTNYYSYSFKNKTG is encoded by the coding sequence ATGGAGTACGATTACTCCATCTTCCCTCCCGATTCAGATCTTGATTTCAGCTTCACTTCCACCGCCACCGACCGCACCTTCACAACCTCCTCCAGCGCCCGCAGCAGCCTTGCTCGGAGCAGTTTAACACTCAGTTTCAATGAATCTCGTCTCTCTGCCGCTGCAGCCGCCGCTGCCATCGTCAACCTCCGCCCCCACCGCCACTCCGACCCTCACTGGTCCGCCATTAAAGCCGCTACGACTCTCTCTTCTGACGGCCATCTTCACCTCCGCCACCTGAAACTCATCCGCCATCTCGGCACCGGCAACCTCGGCCGTGTGTTCTTGTGCCATTTGAGGGATAACGATCACGCCAGTTTCGCTCTGAAAGTGGTGGATAAGGAGGCGCTCAGTAACAAGAAGCTTTTGCAGGTTCAAACGGAAGCAGAGATTCTCGCTTCTTTGGACCATCCATTTCTCCCAACTCTCTACGCGCGTCTCGACGTCTCTCACTACACGTGCCTCCTTATCGACTATTGTCCTGCCGGTGACCTCCATTCCCTCCTCCGTAAGCAGCCTGGTAATCGCTTCTCTGTCGCGGCGGCGAGATTCTTCGCCGCCGAGGTCTTGGTGGCGCTCGAATACCTTCACTCGCTCGGGATCGTGTACCGTGATCTCAAGCCTGAGAACGTTCTTTTGCGTGAGGATGGCCACGTCATGCTCTCGGATTTCGATTTGTGTTTTAAGTCCGACGTGGTCCCCACTTTTCACACGTGGACTCGCCCGGGACCACCACAGCCTACTGGCTGCTGCTTTGGGTGGAGGACGGCGGAGGAGGAAGAGGAGATTGTCGGGGAGTTTGTGGCGGAGCCCACGGCGGCATTTTCTAAGTCGTGTGTAGGGACTCATGAGTACTTGGCGCCGGAGTTAGTGTCCGGCGGTGGCCACGGCAACGGCGTCGACTGGTGGGCGTTTGGGGTGTTCGTTTACGAGCTGCTGCACGGGACGACGCCGTTTAAAGGAGTGAACAAGGAGGGTACGTTGAGGAACATTGCGTCGTCGGAGGGGATGAAGTTCCGGCCGGCGGCGGAGGAAGAGGAGGGGATGGCGGAGGCGAGAGATCTGATAGAGAGGCTGCTAGTGAAAGATCCGGCGAGGCGGATGGGCTCCGGCAAAGGGGCGACGGAGATCAAACGGCATCCGTTCTTCGACGGGATAAAGTGGCCGTTGATCAGGACATATCGGGCACCGGAGGTGTATGGGCTGATGAGAAAAGCCAGATCCCACGTGAGCCACGTGACAGGCGTGACCCACCGCATGCGGCGGCGGGGGTGGTGGAACTGGAGGAAGCTCATAAGCAACcgtttaattaaaaatggaaGTTCCAGTAAATCTCATACAAATACCAATTATTATAGTTATAGCTTTAAAAATAAGACAGGTTGA